atagaaGTCCTGTATGCTCACTAAGACTAAATCTATTTGatctaaaatacagtaaaaacagtaatattgtgaaatattacaatttaaaagagcttttttctatttgaatatattttaaaacgtaatttattcctgtgatgtcaaagctgaattttcagcaccattactccagtcttcagtgtcctatgatccttcagaaatcattgtaatatgcttatttgttgttcaagaaatgtttcttattattggcaatgttgaaaacagttgtgctgcttaatattttgaatcatttttcaggattccttgatatataaaaatcttttcttacTTTATGAAtgtctttgctgtcacttttgatcaatttagtgcatctttgctgaataagtgtattaataaacaaaaaaaaaaaacttattgaACCCAAAACAATGAAGATTGACTGAATTTAAATTGACTATGAAAGGAAAAAGATTTAGATATATTTGCTTGGATTATCTGTACAATTATTCTCCTGATTTGACATAATCTGATCTAACAATGCTATTCGTTTCTTATCAGGTGACCAAGCTGATCCTGGTTTTCCATCGAGCTGAAGAATCTGCCTTCAGTAGCCGTGAACGGGAGTTATTCGTTCAGTTCTGCAGTGCATTTGCTGAGGACATGGTGCCTTTCTTGAACCGATGTCTACAAGTTCTCTTTCCTCCAGCCCAGCTTGCACTTGTTCTAGGTAAACATCCACtggataaaatcaagcaccAGCCAACATTATTCTcacatttcaaaaataaaacatgatgtTGTCTTAATGTATTTTGCATTTGTATTGTAGGTGTCCCTCCAACCCAGGTTTATAAGTATGGCAGTCTAGGCTGCATAAATGTGAATATGGTTCTGGAGCCGCTGGAGTTTGTACTGCCCCAGAAGGAGCCTGTAACCCCTGTCCTGGATCTCTGCCCTGATCTGAGCAGCCTGACGACAGCTGAATCAGATCCCTCAACTTCAGTCAATCCATTAACTCCTCAAGAAGAAAAGCCTGTCTTTTCTGAACAAGAAAAGCCTGTGTCAGCATTGGATCCTCATCTTTCTCAaaaagagaacatttctgcTGAAGCAGTCACTACACAGCAAAACGACGAAACCCCCAAGCCTGAAATCACCTTTGATGTACAGGACTTACCAGATGATTTGTCCAAAACAGTTATTCATGTTGAGGAGACGTTGTCGAAATAAAAAGCAACATTTGCTGTatagcaggggtgtccaatttTGCTCCTGGAGGGCTAAATTCCTGCAGAGCTCCAACTATAGTTTCTGAAgtctgaagaccttgattagctggttatGGTGTGTGGTTAATAAAGGTTGGAGCTAATCTAtacaggacagtggccctccaggagcaggtttGGAAACCCCTGCTGTAAAGTGTGTGTTGAATGCTTTTATGTGTCCTAAACAATAAAGCTTGGTTTTGATAGCAAATAACCATCTGGACATACTTAGACCAGGGTTTGGTTTGCAATATTATTGGCAACTTTATTTGGTGAAggtaataatgtaatattatgtaattatatatggtaaatatttaaattgtggAGAAAAAGTTGAATCTTATGTTTTCTATGACTTGCAGTGGTCCCAAAAAGTATTTTGACACTTAAGTCAAacttaaaatgtcttaatgtTGTTGCATTTTAATAAacgccacttttttttttttttaagatcgCACAAGCACTTTaagcaaaacatttcacaaaagACATGATATGCTGTACAAAAAGAAGACAAAATATACTGTgtaattttctgtttatttgtgGTTATTGGAACATATTCTTAATTACTTAACTGTTTTTCTACTAGGACACCTGTgaatttgataagtttagactTCACGCACAGACTAAAAGGCATGTGTGATTAAGTTGATTaaacattgcaaaaaaaaaatatatatatataattacatacatatatatttctttGAAAAGCTTGTGCACCATTTGTCTACAAATACAATATTAAGTTTAACTTAAGTgttcaaaaatattttgggtCTTCTGTATGTGCTTGTAATTTACTGTTTACCTcttgaatgtttttgtttactCATTTTCCAGGGGGGAGTGGGAGGTTAATTAAAATTGGGAGAAAAAttgctgtttgtttttgcaAAGAATTTGAGTTCTTTTAATCTAGATCAGAAAAGCTAGGTATTAAAAGTAAAGTAAATTGGCACAAAAATAAGATTTCCATATCACATTACAATAAGGTCTTGTTTGttagcattagttaatgcattagctaacatgaactagcaATGAACAATATAATTTGTAAAGTATTTATCAacttgttcattgtttgttcatattagtgcattaaagggatagttcacccaaaaatattcTGTAACAGCCTAAAACGTTACCTTAAGAGATAGATGAAACATGATTTAGATAAATCACTGTAAAACATTTTACTTCAGTTTTCTTTTTCTGAATTCAACATTTCTGGCTTTCAGTCCAGATTCTGCTGGTAGTGTGAGAACAATCACTTCTTAACAAATTTTTTGCGTGCTGCATTCGGATTTGTCCGTCGtcgtcctcctcctcctcctccggtCTGGGTGTCCCGCAGGTGTAAGTTGGCTGACCTGCTGTAGATGTCATGCTCAGAGAACGGTGAGCTGCCGGCCAGGTAATCTGGGTCAAACACATCAGTCTTCTGGCGAGCTTTTTTAGACAACCTCTGCTGGGGGAAACGCTGATCTTCCACCAGATGGGGGTTGCTGGCATGTTTTCCTCCTTGTGGCAAAGGCAAAGAGTACTGCAGAGGACCAGAGAAGAGACAAGCCATAAGTACACATCATTAACAATTTATATGACACTACTAATAATACAACAGCTTTGCTTTGATCTGTAAATGAGAAACcaaatgaacatgatttctaaTGCATTTAGCTCATACACAACATTAAATTTACTGTCAAAACATAACTCACTCTCTTCCCCTTTGGATTCAGCACTTTGGGATTCCTCGAAAAATGCATCTGCATAGTTCCATCCCCATTTATGGTGACTGCAACCTTCCTCAAGGTGTCATGCCCACAATTTGGACAGAAAGATTTGTTCATGTTTGTTGTTGTCCTGAAAAGAAAtggaaacaataataaaatcatattattgtaaatgtaattattgCTGCTACAAAATTAGTTTTTCGGTTATTATTTACCGAGGTGAATTACCATCACTCACTTGAAGCAGGCATGACAGCGCAGAATGAAGTTCCTGGTGTTTTTAATGAGCATGCCATTAACAGACAGCACATTCAGTCCAATCTGAATCAGAACGTTCtgtcaggaaaaaaaacaagaagatTTAGGTTTTTGTGACAAAATAATAGACATAACTTGTATAAAATAGATCCGATACATTTCTATGGTTGggctttattttaaggtgtctatattacagtgtaattatatatttaaaggggtgtgtgattatgatttcactttttttttaactttagtcagtgtgtgatgttgctgtttgagcataaacaacatttgcaaagttacgatgctcaaagttaaagctgcagtccggaacttttttgtgttaaaaatttacaaaaatgatagaatgagaatatacaacatgaatccattttccaaaccgtgtttttgtcttatcctaaatcattatggtacacttataataagtttttatattcagactatttcagatcagactggtaggactcgccgcagagtatcacagtaactgcgtgactcgccatagacatacacagagaaaagtagctacggctagaatgttcctccgtAAGACGcctgcagttctgtttattaaccgctagagggccaaaaatcgcagacagcagctttaaatgcaaagggagatattttcttttaaaaaattcggtaacactttattttacagtgtcattgttacaaatgttacatgtagtaactatagtaataacagtaaattatgcataaccCTAAatcaaaccaaaccctaatcttacccctatagtaagtacatgtaattaCGTAATATTCCTCAGTACTTAAGTGTATAATTCcactgtaacaaagacaccttaaaataaaatgtaaccaaaaattctgtttaaggactacaataaacagctggtagggactacaacgagcttcttcctgggttggtgacatcactaaccctaagaTTTTCATAAGCCCTGCCCCCgtgaacacgcaacaaaggggtgaggccatgttattgcaatacagtacgcaacacaaatgcaatagcatgtcataaaagcaagatgacaacataagttataaccataattaaataaactatacctgttctatcttcatgcagcatatattctctggctctgaaggcatcttacaacagttcccacacaagcgatttatagattatcaagAAGGAATACGCTTTTTTTTAAACGTtccctagaaaaaaacattacttttgtgcatcttgagacaaaacaatggctctgacatattttaagatatgtcagtgcaagtttctttcagttaaaaatgctcaaaaaaacattttagtctctgattagcttaagccttgtttgTACGGGGGTATATGTAATTACTAAAGGGTTAAGATTAAGGTTTGTTATaaggttagttgcatgtaattatgcagaATTTATATTTACTACtttagtaactacatgtaacgtgtaacaaggacactgtaaaataaagtaaaggttaacactttacaataagtccCAATTGTTAAAGAGTTAGTtgagccaaaaatgaaaataatgtcatttattactcaccctcatgccgttccacacccgtaagaccttcgttaatcttcagaacacaaattaagttatttttttttaaatattaatataatattaatattataaagcgacgagaatatttttggcgcaccaaaaaaatctaaataacgacttatacggtgatggcagatttcaaaacactgcttcattaagattcggagcgttatgaatcagcatgtcgaatcagcggttcggagcactaaagtcacgtgatttcagcagtttggcggtttgacacacgatccgaatcatgattcgacacactgatttcATAATGCTCAGAAGtttcataaagcagtgttttgaaatcggccatcactataataacttattttgtttttttgccgcaccaaaaatattctcgttgctttataatattaatattgaaccactgtactcgcatgaactgattaaaatttttagtacattaatggatcttgagagaggaagtgtcattgctccctatggaggcctcacggagccatcggatttcaacaaaaatatcttaatttgcgttccaaagatgaacaaaattcttacgggtgtggaacggcatgagggtgagtaataaatgacattattttcatttttgggcaaactaaccctttaacgtaAGTTGATACATtaattaaagggacagttcacccaaaaatttaaattctgtcatcatttacatcatttactattttgatgaaagtttgtaaccaggctgctttggggcACCAATGATTTTCAtagtagggaaaaaaaatactgcccaaaactgttcagtttctcacataCTTCAAAATATCGTCCTtggtgttcaacagaacaaagaaatttatacaggtttggaaaaacctgagggttagtaaatgatgacagaatttttatttttgggtgaactatccctttaacattaactaagaataatgcatttgttacagtatttattaatcggttaacatttgttaaaaaatacaacttttcattgttagtttatgttagctcaggtccattaaataatattaacatatacaacttttgattttaatgttagtaaatgttgaaattagcattaactaaaattaataactaagattaataaatgcagaTGTGtatttcattgttagtttatgttcaACTATtgtagttaattaatgttaacaaagggtccaattctcactattaactagctccttattagcatgcatattactaggatattagctgtttattagtacttacaAAGTACATATTAAAAAGGTAcagtttgtgatatttttttccgctagaggacgctagaagcctattcaaaacaaaggcgtagtttgatgacgccaagttttaaagcggaaacttgggacatgtggtctccatctcaacggacggtgcaaaacaatagggattggagtctggaagaactcatgttcgtggatgcgattattaacgttactgtagtatgaagcagagcaggaccgagtgttgcgggagctgaacgaggagctggagcgattgatcaacacatgcctcacgagcagcgggacttttattatgacacagccgccggcgccgcttccgcttttccggttatgagtttacgggagctgtccttgtcgacagaaccagcggcagatggtaaacagtaattatgttccataaataagtaacacaatccaccataaaacgtgcaagaagtaaataaggaactgcttgaagcgagctagtggtttgctggacgctagactctacttccgcatttgtccacggcactgttgtcatgtggtttctacgtcagtaaaggcggtaacaaaggtaactgatgtcattgacaggcgactgcactgccccgtgtcactgtttagaatgggaattttctcatgatttacaagtagttgaaaacattagagatattgttagtaataaactggacaaaatatataacactagcttagtggtttttggatattttactgcaaaaattttacatattgtacctttaatatcttcggtaacactttattttacacttAATTATCgtattaacagtaaattatgcatgattacaagtaactaaccctaaaccaaaccctaaccgtaactttatagtaagtacatggagttaattaatagtactcagcactgtaaaataaagtgtaaccatatcttattcttattttataaatctcttaatcctacccaataccgaAAATTAACAACAAccttattaactattaataagcagtaattaggagttttaGTTCAATGATCAAGTTTTGATCAATGATCACAAGTACCTGCATGGCAAAGTCAGTAGTCACGCAGCCCACTTTGACATCTGCTGAGAGTCCCCCGTTTCCAGCATTCATCTGGACTTGCTTTATGTTGCTGGGAGTAATCCAACCTCCACcatcctcctcttcttcttcctcctcctcctcagcatcatcatcatcactgctTTGTTCTCCTTCTTCCTCATGTTGGTCTCCTTTAGTGCCATCATGTTCTTCAGATTCAGCTGCCCAGCTGTCAGTGGACAGATCAACAGACTCTAGTTTGTTTGTAACTGTGATGGCATCAACTGCCTacagaaggaaagaaagaaggaaaacactttaaataagtttaaatatttaattttgtcaAACATGATTGAAATGTTGTCTGTTTCCTAACCAGCATTTCCAGAAGATCAGCCTCAATGCTGGGCAGAGGACTCCTCCAAAACTGAAAGCTGTTGAATTGTGAACTATCAGGGTCTCGTGGCTCGTTCATTCTAGGTGGGCTTTGGATAACAGTACCTGGTTTACTTGACTTTTTTgggaaaaatattaaattagtaGGCACCCTCAAGTTTAGCCAGATTTTTTCTTTAAAGACATCTTTGGGATATCCCTTTTAATAAGATTCAAATACAGATTGGATTTGCAAGTACTGGCTTACTTTTGATGGTAAATGGAAACCAGCAATGCCAACAGGAGTCTCAGGATGTCTTTGTGTACTGCATACTTGGACCTAAAATACAAATAGAAAACTGTGTCTTAAACCAGAACAAATGTGAATTCAAATCTGAAGTAATTAAAACATCAGTACCTTTTTCTCAGGTTCTTTCTTCAAATGGTCAGTTCCTACATTCTCTATTTCCAGTTGATAAGTCAGAGCCAAGACCTTGATGTCTGTTGCTGAAAGACTGGGATAGTCTCCCGTCTTTTTAGCAAATTCTGTCACTGTGatataataagtaaataaaaatatgcataaatCACCACCCATAACACACTTCCAGCACCcaaataaagacttttaaaGTAATACGCATCAAAAACAGTAACAGTTGTTATTACCAAATCGTACATGCTCTGGAAATGGTTCTTTGAAATTGAGCTTGTATGGCAAAAAAGCCAAGCTCCTTTTAGTTGGTTTATCCCTAATTTCATCAACAACATCCTTCAAGGTATATATGTTCTTTCCAAATTCCTAAAACAAagtaaaacacaaacaaacatgtgATAAGAGATAAAAATGCATGGTTTCTTTTTGCGTCTGGTATGCATAacacacgcgcgcacacacaaagcaataaatgaatacattatattaatacatttatttaggcTATATCACATAAACTTCATGTATTACTTGTTCAACTGGGAGCTGTTGTTATTGTCAGCATTTTCTATGGTGCTGAATGAGTGAATTAATTAGTGCGTCATGGTAAATTGTGctccaaaacattttaaaatacactaaTGTACTCCTATGGAACACTGTGCAAAAAACTGGCAGTACCATACGATATTTTGTAAGTGTGTCGCCTTTGTATAATCAAATAAACCACACTCGTGCCTACAATGCGTCAAATATTTATTCTTGAACAGCCAGTTCTTACTACACTAGCACGCACATGTCAGTTTTGTCATTTATCCAGTGTCACAGTCATCAAAACTGACATTTATGGACAGCAGTATTacaataattttaaaaagaagGCAACGTCATCAACAATAACTCACTTGCAGAGAAGCCCTTTTAATAAATGCGCCAGTATCTGCCACAACATGCTCCGCCATGGTCGCCTCCATCTTGACAGTGGAGAAAAGCGTCGCATCGGACATGAACTCTCGCGAGAAGACACTATTGTCCCGTTAGTATCACGTAATTTGTTGACATTCTAGAGGGTGAAGATGGCGGCCCGCTGGAGTAGTGAGAATGTGGTGGTGGAGTTTCGAGACGCACAGGTACACACAGTCATTACACATGCACGCATGCATTAGGTGCTTTAGAAGTGTAGTTTTCACAAGCATTAAAGCAATAAATATGCCCAGCTGTCATGTCAATCCTGAGCGACGTATTTTAAACTTTGAATTGAATGGCATTCTTTGTTTATTACGGTGTGATACCCTTACAAACTTATCAGTGTACTTtcagttgttattattattcattacagTTATTACAATAAACGTGTTGTcaaaaaagacttaaaataaaatcatagaATACTAATACTCAGTATTAGTAATGAGTTCCCTTGAGTTACAGTAGTAACTGTTGTTCAATATAAGCAGGTGTAGTCATTTTATAAAGATCCAACATACATACAATGAGAATTACAGAGTGCATTATAACCATACAAAGTATTTAGATACATAAATTACACATAAAATGTCTAAATGTTATTAGAATTACATTAGATATAAACTATTGGACTactgtcatttattttaaaacactgcaatTACACTAGACAAGAACAATACAATAACTTTGGAGGGGAGATTTGTGGAGCCTTTTTTGTAGTTTATGTGTTGTGTCATGACAGACTTTTCTGTTTTCAGGCTACTGCAATGTCAGTGGACTGTCTCGGCCAGCATGCTGTTCTCTCTGGGTGTGTACGGCTTTGTCTAATGTCACATTATCATGTGGAATTATGAACACACCCTTATGAACCAGTAGTAGCATAGTTTTATATGCTGCGTCCCTTTTCTATGGAAGCCGCCGCGTACAATCCCGCTATTGTAAATCATAAAAACATAATTCTGACCTAAAAAGTTGAAAGTATAATGACATAAAAGGTGATAATCATAACAATATCATAATTATAACTGTTTTATCACATAAGAAAATGTTATCTTGTTAAATGTTACCACATAAGGAAAAAATAATGCTTttgaaaatcataattatgacataaaatgtcaatattatgacttaaaagtcataattattatgacaaaaagtaaaaattatgacataaacttttaatttaattaatttcaatcatgtgattttgacttagtatgtcataattttgactttatctcATTAGTTcgacttttatctcataattatgacttagtcaTTGTCATGTTGTGATGACAGCCATGattatgagataaaagtcgaaattatgacatacaaagtcataattatgagattgaaatgtcaaaattatgaaataagttttgccataatttcaactttttatcataataatgagatattaagtcttaatttctcataattatgaattGTATTTCAAAAgtatgactttttatgtcataattattatttacacaAGCATAATTTGTTTCTTAAGTGGCAGAAATGGGTTTCCATACttttcatttctgtttttaagTTTGTAAATGCCTTTCTACATGTATTGTTACACCATGCTGTATTTACTCTTTctcttgtcattttttttaaataggagGCGATTCTTATATGTTGTAAATTTGGAGACGCCGTCCGAAGCTCCACGCAAAATCAGCCGCCAAAGCAAATGGGATGTTGGGACAGTTCAGTGGAATCCACACAAAACCGAGGCGCATTTATTTGCTGCATCTGTACGTAAATTAGTTATTATCTATTGCTGATTAATGACAGTGTCATAATGATCATGAGTCATATTTACTGTTTCACATGTCTACTgagtatttattttatgaattttatttattataaatatacatttttcttatctTGGCAAAGAGTAACCAGCGTGTTGACCTGTACGTTTGGCGTGATGGATCCGGTGAAGCACATACGTCTTTGCAAGGCCATACACGTGTTATAAGGTAACAAAGGTGACGTCATGCTGAAATGCTACTTATAAAATCTGACGGTTTTGTCTCATCTAAACAATGACGAGACACTGTATATCCTCGCCAAAAGTAAACTATACTATAGTTCCGCTCTAAACTGATAAATTATGGACAATTGATTAgtacactttcaaattaaaatttcctgataatt
The nucleotide sequence above comes from Chanodichthys erythropterus isolate Z2021 chromosome 7, ASM2448905v1, whole genome shotgun sequence. Encoded proteins:
- the nob1 gene encoding RNA-binding protein NOB1 — encoded protein: MEATMAEHVVADTGAFIKRASLQEFGKNIYTLKDVVDEIRDKPTKRSLAFLPYKLNFKEPFPEHVRFVTEFAKKTGDYPSLSATDIKVLALTYQLEIENVGTDHLKKEPEKKVQVCSTQRHPETPVGIAGFHLPSKSSKPGTVIQSPPRMNEPRDPDSSQFNSFQFWRSPLPSIEADLLEMLAVDAITVTNKLESVDLSTDSWAAESEEHDGTKGDQHEEEGEQSSDDDDAEEEEEEEEEDGGGWITPSNIKQVQMNAGNGGLSADVKVGCVTTDFAMQNVLIQIGLNVLSVNGMLIKNTRNFILRCHACFKTTTNMNKSFCPNCGHDTLRKVAVTINGDGTMQMHFSRNPKVLNPKGKRYSLPLPQGGKHASNPHLVEDQRFPQQRLSKKARQKTDVFDPDYLAGSSPFSEHDIYSRSANLHLRDTQTGGGGGGRRRTNPNAARKKFVKK